The nucleotide sequence AGACTGGTGGTGATGTGTAGATGATGATCTTCCAGATTAAAGCTGGGTTTGAGGGTGGTAATAATGCGTTCGGCCACGAGGGCGGCATCTTGGGGCTGGGCCAGGCCGGGCAACAGGATCGTAAATTCATCACCACCCCAGCGGGCAACGGTATCCACTTCCCGTAAGCATCGGGTTAGACGGGCCGCCACTTCTTGGAGGAGTTGATCGCCAATGGCATGACCAAGGGTATCATTAATGGCTTTGAAACGATCCAGGTCTAAAAACATCACAGCCACAAAATCATGGTGACGGCGAGCCTCTGCTAAGGCTAGGGGTAAGCGATCATCAAACAAGACCCGATTGGGTAAGCCCGTTAACAAATCATGAAAGGCCTGGTAATAAATCGTACTTTCTGCTAGTTTCCTCTCGGTAATGTCAACGACTGTGCCTTCAAAATAAAGGGGCTGGCCCTCGGCATCCTTAACAACCCGGGCATTTTCAGAAATCCAAATAATTTGCCCATCCCGCCGATAGACTTGAGACTCAAAATCTGTCACATAGCCCTGTTGACTGAGGATTTCGACAAATTCCTGGCGGCGTTCCGGTAAGACATAGAGTTGGTTACTAATATCGGTCAAGTTCTCTTGCAACTCGGCGGGTGTACTGTAGCCATAAATTTTCGCCAGGGCTGGATTGGCACTGATATAGGAGCCACTGGGACTGGATTGAAAAATACCCTCAATGGTGTTCTCAAAAATACTCCGATATTTAGCTTCCGATTTTGCGCTTTGGACAATGGCCTGGCGTAGTTCTTTTTCTTGCTGCTGTCGCCCTAAGACGTTAATAAACAGTTCACTCAAAATTTCTAGCAGGGGAATGTAGGTTTCCAGATCATGATGGCAACGATGGACATAGTCAAAGCCGAGAAAGCCAATGAATTTCCCTTCTGAACTTAAGGGGACTGCTAAGAGGGATTGAATATCCTGTCGTTCTAAAATTTCCCGAGTTGGACTATCGGCTGGGAACTGGTCAATGTGGGTTAAACAAATGGATTCTAGGTCAAATAGAGGCTGAAAAAAGTGATAGAGATCCGCCACTACAAGGTGTTGGAGGGTCTGGATTTCTGGACGAACCCCCGGAGCACACCATTCATGGGTGTTACTAATAGTGGCTCCACTGGCATCATCGAGTAAAAATAAATAACTCCGATCGGCCATTGTAAATTCCCCCGTGGCCTGGAGAATACGTTGTAAACCCCCATCTATGTCTTCAATGGGTAGGTTAATAAACTGGGTGGCCAGGGTGGTAACTAATTGTTCAAAGTGAATGAGTTGTTTGAGGTTAGCGGTGGTTTGCTTGTGTTCCCCCACATCACGGGTATTGACAACAATGCCAGCAATGAAGGGATCGTCAATATAACTTTGGGCGGTGGATTCGAGGTATCGCCAGGTGCCATCCCGATGTTTAGCACGATATTCAACCGTAATCAGAATGCTGTTTTGGGTAATTAACCGTTGCCAGGCCTGTTGGAGAAAGGGGTAATCCGCCGGATCAATCAGTTCCCAAAAGCTTCGTCCTAAGCGTTCTGCGGCCGTGTAACCCAGTAAGCGGTTAATAGCCGGACTGTGATAGCGAATTTCACCGCTGGGGGCCAGAATGGAGATCAAGTCAGAACTATATTCCACCAAGGCCCGCCATTTCGCTTCTGCAGCTTGGAGAGCCCGTTCTCCCCGTTGCCGTTCCAATTCTGTAGTAACTCGCGGGGCATGAATTTGGAGCACAGCGGCAATGAGGGACAAATTTTCAATCGGGGACTGATGCATCACGGCCATTAAACCCAGACATTCTTGCCGCGCATTAATCAAGGGAATCCCCACATAGGCTTCGATCTCCATCTCTTGTAAGAGACGATCTTCGGGAAAGGCAGCTTGAACGTTACAGGGATAAAAGCAAGGTTCTCGGGATGTTGCGACCATTTCACAGGGTGCGCCCTTCAGGTCATAGCAAAAATTTTCCTCTACCTGCTGCTGATAGCAAACGACCCGAGTCTCGGCCTGGTGAGGTTGGGTTAATTCGGCAATTGTGACAAAATCCACCCGCAGGCTCTCGGTCAGATGGAGGGCTAAATCCCGGCAAAAGTCATCGCCAATGTTAGAGATCACCGGGGACAAGGGCAAGTCTAGGGCTTGGTTAATATATTTCCAATCCGTAATATCCCGGATAAAACCATCAACAGCAATAACTGACGCCGTGCAACTGGGGGCAGTCGGGTCTAAAACCGGAATGCCATATTCTCGCACCCAACGCTCCGGACCCGCTTTGGTGATAATCCGATATTCAATTTCATAAGATTCTTTTTGAGTAATGGCCACTTCAATGGTTTGGAGTACCCGGCCAAGGTCTTGGGGGTGCGTAATGGCATTAAAGGCTTCCCCACTGCGATAGAGCAACTCCGTATTGGTGTAACCCGTCAGTTCTCGGCAGCCTTGACTCAGATATTGCATCGGCCAATGGGAGCTATTGGCAAAGGAAAAAACAATCCCGGGTAATCCATTCAAAAGGTTACCGAGGCGGTGGGCTGAGTCTTGGAGAGCGGCGGGGGCAGTGGCATGATGACAACTCCCTAAAATTAAATCCCCCAGGCCCAGAGTGGCACTTAAAGGTTGCAAATCGAGGATTAAGGGACCGCCACCGACAGTCAGGGGTTCCTGTTGCTGCCAGCAGGCCTGGAGATGGGTCATGAGCCAACTGCCCACAGTCTCTACAACGGCGAGATCAATCCGACAGGGATAACTGCCTGGTTGCTTCATTCCTAAAACTTGGCGAGCCTGCTCGTTAGACTCTAAGAAGAAAAATTCCCCGGTTATGGTCTGGACTCCCACTAAAAAGATCGGTTCAGCAGTAAAAGCCAAAAGGGACTGGAATAGACCAGTGACCCATGGAGCCTGGGCCGATACTGGACTGAAGAAACTGGACTCAGACAAGGGCGACAGCGGATTCATTGGGGCCAAGCTGGCAAATTTCCTTTACCCCAAGGGTAGATTAAAAGGGGTTTACTAAAGTAGTTAAAACAATAAAAAAAGTTATAATCCAATGTTCATAGCAGACTTTGGGCCAGAGGCACAGCTACAAATTACACAAAATAAACTTTTTTCGGAGCGGGGCTGCTCCAACTTCTGGGCAATATATCGTCAATAATGACGTTACATTCACCCCTCCCTAAGGCCTGGGCATACCCATTTCTGAGCCTCTACTGCTACCCTGTGAGATCTAGGCGGTTTTTTGTCAGGACTGCTAATTTGTCTTAATTACGTTCTCTCTGGTTTGGAACTTTCTTCTGCTTATGTCCACCCTTGTCATTGTTGAATCGCCCACAAAAGCCCGCACGATTCGTAAATATCTACCCAAAAACTACCGGGTCGAAGCCTCCATGGGTCATGTGCGCGATTTACCTCGGAGTGCCGCAGATATTCCCGCTAATCTCAAGGGCCTGGATTGGGCCACCTTAGGTGTCAATGTGGAAGAGGGGTTTGAACCACTCTATATCGTGCCGAAAGATAAGCAAAAGGTAGTTAAGGAACTGAAATCTGCCCTGGCTGATGCCGATGAACTCCTGTTAGCCACTGACGAAGATCGGGAAGGAGAAAGCATTAGCTGGCATTTACTCCAACTGCTCCAGCCCAAAGTCCCAACCAAACGGATGGTATTCCATGAAATTACCGCCGAGGCGATTCAAGCGGCCCTAGCAGACTGTCGAGACGTGGATCAAAAGCTAGTCCGGGCCCAGGAAACTCGCCGGATATTAGATCGCTTGGTCGGCTATACCCTTTCTCCCCTACTGTGGCGCAAAATTGCCCCCCATCTTTCAGCCGGGCGGGTACAGTCCGTCGCCGTGCGCTTATTGGTAAATCGGGAACGGGAGCGGCTAGCGTTTCATTCCGGCAGCTATTGGGACTTAAAAGCAACCCTAGATAAAAACAAATCTCCCTTTACCGCCACCTTAATTGAACTGGGAGGGCAGCGCGTCGCCACTGGAGGTGATTTTGACCCTGCTACGGGACAAATCCAGGCCAATCGCAGTGTGGTTTTACTTAATGCCGCCACAGCCCAGGCCCTGCGCGACCGACTTTTACAAACCAACTGGGTAGTGAGTCAATTAGAGTCGCGCCCCCAAACCCGTAAGCCAGCCCCACCCTTCACCACTTCGACCCTGCAACAGGAAGCCAACCGCAAGCTCCACCTCTCAGCCAAGGACACGATGCGGACAGCCCAGAAGCTCTACGAAGAAGGGTTTATCACCTATATGCGGACGGATTCGGTGCATTTATCGGAGCAAGCGATCACCGCCGCCCGTGATTGTGTCAGCCAGATGTATGGCAAGAACTTTCTCGCCCCGAAACCGCGCCAGTTTACAACCAAATCCAAAGGGGCCCAGGAAGCCCATGAAGCAATTCGGCCGGCCGGGAGTAGTTTTGTCTTGCCTGCAGACACGGGTTTGGGTGGCCGGGATTTGGAACTGTACGACTTGATTTGGAAACGGACGATTGCCAGTCAGATGGACGAAGCGCGGTTAACCCTGATCACTGCCCAAATCCAGGCCGATGATGCGATCTTTCGGGCCAGTGGCAAGCAAATTGATTTTCCAGGGTTTTTCCGGGCCTATGTCGAAGGGTCTGATGATCCCGATGCCGCCCTCGAAAGCCAAGAGGTCATTCTCCCGGCCCTAGCCCAAGGGGACGAGCTGACCTGTAAAAAACTCGATGCCCTTGGCCATGAAACCCAACCCCCGGCCCGATTCACAGAAGCGACCTTGGTTAAAGCCCTGGAAAGTGAAGGCATTGGCCGCCCCAGTACCTACGCCACTATCATCAGCACCATTTTGGATCGGGAATATGCCATTCGCCGCGGCAATGCCTTAGAACCCACGTTTACAGCCTTTGCCGTGACCGGGCTTCTAGAGCAAAATTTCCCAGATCTGGTTGATTTGCGTTTCACAGCCCGGATGGAGCAAACCTTAGATGACATTTCTACAGGGGAGGTGAACTGGTTACCCTACCTAGAGGAGTTTTATTTAGGGGATAAGGGCCTGGAAACTCAGGTCAAGGAACGGGAACAGGGGATTGATCCCAGTTCAGCCCGGGCAATTCATTTACCCAATGTCAAAGCCGAGGTTGTTGTTGGTCGCTATGGTCCCTTTGTGGTCATGGAGAATGGGGATGCCCCCGTTAAAGCCTCCCTGCCCCAAGATGCCACCCCTGGCAGTCTCAACCATGAGCAAATTGAACAACTCATTCGTCAAAAGCTGGAAGGCCCCGACAAATTAGGCCTCCATCCTGAAACTGGGGAGCCTATTTTCTTGCTCTCAGGCCGGTTTGGCCCCTATGTGCAACTAGGTGATGCCACAACAGAGAACCCTAAACCCAAGCGCGCCTCTTTACCGAAGGGGATTACCTCTGAAGAAGTAACCTTAGATTTGGCGGTGACGTTGTTATCCCTGCCGCGCACCCTCGGACTTCATCCTGAAACGGGCAAACTCATCCAGGCCAATCAAGGTCGGTTTGGCCCCTATGTGGTGATAGATCCCGATGGGGAAAAAGAATACCGTTCTCTGAAAGCTGGGGATGACCTGTTTACCATCACCTTAGACCGTGCTTTAGAAATCCTGGCAGAACCAAAGGCTACCCGTGGCCGCGCCAAGAAAGAAGCTCTGAAAAACTTAGGCAACCATCCCAGTGATGACGCACCCGTACAGATTTTTAATGGTCCCTATGGCCCCTATGTCAATCATGGCAAGGTGAATGCTTCATTGCCGGAAGGGGTCACAGTCGAGGAGATGACCTTAGAGTTAGCACTACCCTTGTTAGCCGAAAAAGCCCCCAAAGGGAACGGCCGGACTAAATCCACCAAAACTACAGCCACAACTAAATCTACCCGCCAGAAAACCACAACTCGCAAAACCGCAGCTAAAAAGTCAACTGCGACCAGAGCCAAGAAATCCACTTCCAGTTAGTTCGACATGGATGGGGTTAAGCAAGGCCCAGGCCAGCCCCATTTAACCACTGCTGTAATTGGTCGCGATTTTGGAGGAGTTGGGTCTGACTGATGACGGCCTGTTCGCTGGTGATCAAGGCTTTGACTTGGACAGTCTGGTTCGTAGCTTCCCTGTCACCCACAATCAGGCACAGTTTAGCCCCACTGCGATCCGCCCGCTTCAGTTGTTTCCCAAAGGCACTGCTACTCAGGTCTAGCTCGACCGCAAATTCTAAATGTCGCAGTTGCTGGGCGAGGGCTAAGGCTTGCCGTTCAGCGAGTTCCCCTTTGGCCACAACATAAAAATCCAAAGAAGCTTGAGGAGCCGTCTGCTGGGCCTGGAGGAGTAAAATCAGTCGCTCCAACCCCATGGCCCAACCCACGGCTGGAGTCTCTGGGCCACCCAATTCGCTCACGAGGTGATCATAACGTCCACCGCCGCAGACCGTTGCTTCTTGATTGAGGTCTAATTTTTGAAATTCAAAGGCCGTATGGGTATAGTAGTCCAGACCCCGCACTAGACAGGGATTGATGGTGTAGGTAATGCCTAGGTCTGTTAAATACTGCTGTACCTTCTCAAAATGTTCTGCGGAAGCTGGGGCTAAATAGGCGAGTAATTGGGGGGCATCCTGGGTAATGGCTTGGGTTTTCGGGTCTTTACTATCGAAAATTCGCAACGGGTTACGGTCTAGGCGGGTTTGGGAATCGGGATCCAGGTCACTTTTGAACGGGGTGAGGTAATCTACCAAGGCCTGGCGATAATGACTCCGATCCTCCCGGCTCCCGACCGAGTTCAACATTAAAGTTACATCCCCCAGGCCCAACG is from Synechococcus sp. PCC 6312 and encodes:
- the hisS gene encoding histidine--tRNA ligase, with protein sequence MAGMQAPRGTRDILPTEVPYWQQIEVIARQILHQAAFQEIRTPLFEQTELFQRGIGEATDIVGKEMYTFEDRGGRSLTLRPEGTASVVRAYIEHGFQAQGGIQRLWYTGPMFRYERPQAGRYRQFHQLGIEVLGTHSPRADAEVIALGLDILKALGLGDVTLMLNSVGSREDRSHYRQALVDYLTPFKSDLDPDSQTRLDRNPLRIFDSKDPKTQAITQDAPQLLAYLAPASAEHFEKVQQYLTDLGITYTINPCLVRGLDYYTHTAFEFQKLDLNQEATVCGGGRYDHLVSELGGPETPAVGWAMGLERLILLLQAQQTAPQASLDFYVVAKGELAERQALALAQQLRHLEFAVELDLSSSAFGKQLKRADRSGAKLCLIVGDREATNQTVQVKALITSEQAVISQTQLLQNRDQLQQWLNGAGLGLA
- the topA gene encoding type I DNA topoisomerase, translated to MSTLVIVESPTKARTIRKYLPKNYRVEASMGHVRDLPRSAADIPANLKGLDWATLGVNVEEGFEPLYIVPKDKQKVVKELKSALADADELLLATDEDREGESISWHLLQLLQPKVPTKRMVFHEITAEAIQAALADCRDVDQKLVRAQETRRILDRLVGYTLSPLLWRKIAPHLSAGRVQSVAVRLLVNRERERLAFHSGSYWDLKATLDKNKSPFTATLIELGGQRVATGGDFDPATGQIQANRSVVLLNAATAQALRDRLLQTNWVVSQLESRPQTRKPAPPFTTSTLQQEANRKLHLSAKDTMRTAQKLYEEGFITYMRTDSVHLSEQAITAARDCVSQMYGKNFLAPKPRQFTTKSKGAQEAHEAIRPAGSSFVLPADTGLGGRDLELYDLIWKRTIASQMDEARLTLITAQIQADDAIFRASGKQIDFPGFFRAYVEGSDDPDAALESQEVILPALAQGDELTCKKLDALGHETQPPARFTEATLVKALESEGIGRPSTYATIISTILDREYAIRRGNALEPTFTAFAVTGLLEQNFPDLVDLRFTARMEQTLDDISTGEVNWLPYLEEFYLGDKGLETQVKEREQGIDPSSARAIHLPNVKAEVVVGRYGPFVVMENGDAPVKASLPQDATPGSLNHEQIEQLIRQKLEGPDKLGLHPETGEPIFLLSGRFGPYVQLGDATTENPKPKRASLPKGITSEEVTLDLAVTLLSLPRTLGLHPETGKLIQANQGRFGPYVVIDPDGEKEYRSLKAGDDLFTITLDRALEILAEPKATRGRAKKEALKNLGNHPSDDAPVQIFNGPYGPYVNHGKVNASLPEGVTVEEMTLELALPLLAEKAPKGNGRTKSTKTTATTKSTRQKTTTRKTAAKKSTATRAKKSTSS
- a CDS encoding EAL domain-containing protein, whose amino-acid sequence is MAFTAEPIFLVGVQTITGEFFFLESNEQARQVLGMKQPGSYPCRIDLAVVETVGSWLMTHLQACWQQQEPLTVGGGPLILDLQPLSATLGLGDLILGSCHHATAPAALQDSAHRLGNLLNGLPGIVFSFANSSHWPMQYLSQGCRELTGYTNTELLYRSGEAFNAITHPQDLGRVLQTIEVAITQKESYEIEYRIITKAGPERWVREYGIPVLDPTAPSCTASVIAVDGFIRDITDWKYINQALDLPLSPVISNIGDDFCRDLALHLTESLRVDFVTIAELTQPHQAETRVVCYQQQVEENFCYDLKGAPCEMVATSREPCFYPCNVQAAFPEDRLLQEMEIEAYVGIPLINARQECLGLMAVMHQSPIENLSLIAAVLQIHAPRVTTELERQRGERALQAAEAKWRALVEYSSDLISILAPSGEIRYHSPAINRLLGYTAAERLGRSFWELIDPADYPFLQQAWQRLITQNSILITVEYRAKHRDGTWRYLESTAQSYIDDPFIAGIVVNTRDVGEHKQTTANLKQLIHFEQLVTTLATQFINLPIEDIDGGLQRILQATGEFTMADRSYLFLLDDASGATISNTHEWCAPGVRPEIQTLQHLVVADLYHFFQPLFDLESICLTHIDQFPADSPTREILERQDIQSLLAVPLSSEGKFIGFLGFDYVHRCHHDLETYIPLLEILSELFINVLGRQQQEKELRQAIVQSAKSEAKYRSIFENTIEGIFQSSPSGSYISANPALAKIYGYSTPAELQENLTDISNQLYVLPERRQEFVEILSQQGYVTDFESQVYRRDGQIIWISENARVVKDAEGQPLYFEGTVVDITERKLAESTIYYQAFHDLLTGLPNRVLFDDRLPLALAEARRHHDFVAVMFLDLDRFKAINDTLGHAIGDQLLQEVAARLTRCLREVDTVARWGGDEFTILLPGLAQPQDAALVAERIITTLKPSFNLEDHHLHITTSLGIAIFPQDGEDADTLLRNADVALYRAKDTGRDNYQFYQATFNAQASFLLQLEQDLRQALPQAQLQLFYQPQVDLVTGEILHLEALARWQHPVHGLLSPGDFILMAEENGLIISIGQWILHHACGECQAWQNIEGLQEVGVSVNLSARQFLDPNLVQTIKAALIESQLPPTLLTVEVTETIAMQNLQRSQEILAELRDLGLGIALDDFGTGYASLNYLKRFPLTSLKIDRSFITDLAEDAQDQAIIRAILSLGQGLNLEIVAEGVETQAQLQILQALGCHGIQGYYCSRPLPYAQLLAWVAAGGCHWPW